One stretch of Flavobacterium sp. 9 DNA includes these proteins:
- a CDS encoding DUF6712 family protein, whose product MILETTADLKKYVTVSQSFIFADFEPYITKAFNAYTRKYVGSLHVFLANEATPPDISFAVKNEAREHLRNAITNFGMFIYFPFLSVIIDGSGTSTINNDQRKSTEWWRDNDMRRELLRSGHEAMDYLLEILEKNPDVFPDWTAEFGTINKELLVKNTAIFDKYYSIFNSRQTFLALQPSIRQVEDQYVKTLLCPELLEHLKTDVSGIVNDVKIEIQKAIVAFTVAKVADEGLFLLDENGLRVNFQTFVDGRKESASSGKPSDQITNLVNKQINNGSQYLAMARDLIESNLSEFNQCESPIKKSVSSGSGYTPYDTPGILSI is encoded by the coding sequence ATGATACTAGAAACTACAGCCGATTTAAAAAAATATGTAACGGTATCACAGTCTTTCATTTTTGCAGATTTTGAACCATATATAACTAAAGCATTCAATGCCTATACAAGAAAATATGTAGGTAGTCTTCATGTTTTTTTAGCAAATGAAGCTACACCTCCGGATATCTCGTTTGCCGTAAAGAATGAAGCGCGTGAGCATTTACGTAATGCAATAACCAACTTTGGTATGTTTATTTACTTTCCTTTTCTTTCAGTAATTATTGATGGTTCGGGAACAAGTACAATTAATAATGATCAACGAAAATCAACTGAATGGTGGCGTGATAATGACATGCGTCGAGAACTTTTGCGCTCTGGTCACGAAGCAATGGATTACTTATTGGAGATCCTTGAAAAGAATCCGGATGTTTTTCCCGATTGGACTGCAGAATTTGGTACCATAAACAAAGAATTACTAGTTAAAAACACGGCAATCTTCGATAAATACTATAGTATTTTCAACTCAAGACAAACCTTTTTAGCACTTCAACCATCCATTCGACAAGTTGAAGATCAATATGTAAAGACATTGCTTTGTCCGGAACTACTAGAGCATTTAAAAACTGATGTTTCCGGTATTGTAAACGATGTTAAAATTGAAATTCAAAAAGCTATTGTGGCATTTACTGTGGCAAAAGTCGCAGATGAAGGTTTATTTCTTTTGGATGAAAACGGTCTTCGCGTCAATTTTCAAACTTTCGTAGATGGAAGAAAAGAAAGTGCCAGTTCGGGAAAACCTTCTGATCAGATTACAAATCTTGTCAATAAACAGATCAATAATGGTTCTCAATATTTAGCAATGGCGAGAGACCTAATAGAATCGAATTTATCTGAGTTCAATCAATGCGAATCACCAATTAAGAAATCAGTTTCTTCAGGTTCCGGATATACACCATACGATACACCAGGAATACTTTCAATCTAA
- a CDS encoding DNA adenine methylase produces the protein MKSNLNNLSTCTPVKTKLKTPISYYGGKQSMLKHILPLIPKHRIYVEPFFGGGAVFWAKEQSEVEIINDLNGNVVNFYQELKTNFIELKDLILSTPYSREVYKNAMVIYEIPYIFKPVHRAWAFWVGTIQGFSNKIGSWRSATTRSKESTLNYNKKEGFNVELSKRLELTQIECKDAIELILKQDSEETFFYIDPPYVGANQGHYGGYTQEHFASLLSVLSSIKGKFLLSSYPNSLLDEYRLRFNWFNNDKNMVLSASRDSNKRKTEALTSNYPI, from the coding sequence ATGAAGTCAAATTTAAACAACTTAAGTACCTGTACACCAGTAAAAACAAAACTTAAAACACCAATTTCGTACTATGGAGGCAAACAATCAATGTTAAAACACATTCTTCCACTCATTCCTAAACACAGAATATATGTTGAGCCATTCTTTGGAGGAGGCGCAGTATTTTGGGCAAAAGAACAGTCTGAAGTAGAAATAATAAATGATTTAAACGGAAATGTTGTAAATTTTTATCAGGAACTAAAAACGAATTTCATTGAATTGAAGGATCTGATTTTATCAACTCCCTATAGCAGGGAAGTATATAAAAATGCAATGGTAATTTATGAAATTCCCTATATCTTTAAACCTGTTCATCGTGCATGGGCTTTCTGGGTTGGCACTATTCAAGGATTTTCAAATAAAATTGGTTCATGGAGGAGCGCAACAACTAGAAGTAAAGAAAGTACTCTTAATTATAATAAAAAAGAAGGGTTCAATGTAGAATTAAGTAAACGATTAGAATTAACCCAGATTGAATGCAAAGATGCAATAGAGCTTATTTTAAAACAAGACTCTGAAGAAACTTTCTTTTATATTGACCCGCCTTATGTAGGGGCAAATCAGGGGCATTATGGTGGTTATACTCAGGAACATTTTGCTTCATTGCTTTCTGTGTTGAGTAGCATTAAAGGAAAGTTTCTACTTTCAAGCTATCCTAATTCCTTATTGGATGAATATCGTTTAAGATTTAATTGGTTTAATAATGATAAAAATATGGTGCTGAGTGCGAGCCGTGATAGTAATAAACGTAAAACTGAAGCTTTAACTTCTAACTATCCTATTTAA
- a CDS encoding pentapeptide repeat-containing protein — MPFAFSAATLSASAFSAAAFSASAFSAAALSASAFSAAALSASAFSAAALSASAFSAAALSASAFSAAALSASAFSAAALSASAFSAAALSAAAF, encoded by the coding sequence ATTCCATTTGCTTTTTCAGCAGCTACTTTATCCGCTTCCGCCTTTTCAGCTGCTGCTTTCTCAGCTTCCGCTTTTTCAGCCGCTGCTTTATCCGCTTCCGCCTTTTCAGCTGCAGCTTTATCCGCTTCCGCTTTTTCAGCCGCTGCTTTATCCGCTTCCGCCTTTTCAGCTGCAGCTTTATCCGCTTCCGCTTTTTCAGCCGCTGCTTTATCCGCTTCCGCCTTTTCAGCTGCTGCTTTATCCGCTTCCGCTTTTTCGGCCGCTGCTTTATCAGCTGCTGCTTTCTGA
- a CDS encoding S49 family peptidase — MSINNLHSLLNGRWFIHEPYGHSLLPSLNSILKGNSIKIEKEDKKPEAFVIPLGKSPVVASTFSNSDNNNDYVLVIDLKNPIYKYSQECGPQGTKSKMSVMDRYKNDPYCKGIVLDIDSGGGQVAGTPEFYDYVREYPKPVVSYTDGLMCSAAYYIGSSSDYIIANKRADHIGSIGAMIYFIDFTGWYEKEGAKVISEYATKSTDKNKDYEELIKGNPQPYIKNQLDPITEDFINDIKKVRAKVNDEVFTGKTYSATDSITMGLVDEIGTLETAIDKVFELAKKSSNQNLNIDMSKQLVKVQAVLGLDAPLASTEEKGSYLNAQQLDALENEFATLESTNTQLQTELDAAKANTDLNDQLTASKETVTAIETSIDTMLTSAGLDVTGTLTEKTAALSAKVEAMGKNDATKPTIIKVGPSTETINEFVDSEASHNQIANSIK, encoded by the coding sequence ATGAGTATAAATAATTTACATTCTCTACTTAATGGCCGTTGGTTTATTCATGAACCATATGGACATTCTCTTTTGCCTTCCTTGAATTCAATTTTAAAAGGGAACTCCATTAAAATTGAAAAAGAAGATAAAAAACCGGAAGCCTTTGTTATTCCACTTGGAAAATCTCCTGTTGTTGCATCTACTTTTAGTAATAGCGACAACAATAATGATTATGTACTGGTTATTGATTTAAAAAATCCTATTTACAAATACTCACAAGAATGTGGACCACAAGGAACCAAATCTAAAATGAGTGTTATGGATCGTTATAAAAATGATCCTTACTGTAAAGGAATTGTTTTGGATATCGATAGTGGTGGTGGTCAAGTTGCCGGAACTCCTGAATTTTACGATTATGTGCGTGAATACCCAAAACCAGTAGTTTCTTATACTGATGGTTTAATGTGTTCTGCTGCCTATTATATAGGTTCTTCCTCTGATTATATTATTGCAAACAAACGTGCCGATCATATTGGCAGTATTGGTGCAATGATCTATTTCATTGATTTTACCGGATGGTATGAAAAAGAAGGTGCAAAAGTAATTTCTGAATATGCCACAAAATCTACGGATAAAAACAAGGATTACGAGGAATTAATAAAAGGGAATCCACAACCTTATATCAAAAATCAGTTAGATCCTATAACTGAAGATTTTATCAATGACATCAAAAAAGTACGCGCAAAAGTGAATGACGAAGTCTTTACTGGTAAAACGTATTCTGCTACTGATTCTATTACAATGGGATTGGTTGATGAAATTGGAACATTAGAAACGGCAATCGATAAAGTTTTCGAATTGGCCAAAAAATCAAGTAATCAAAATTTAAATATAGATATGTCTAAACAACTTGTAAAAGTACAAGCTGTTTTGGGTTTAGATGCTCCATTGGCTTCAACTGAAGAAAAAGGAAGCTACTTAAATGCACAACAGTTGGATGCTTTGGAAAATGAATTTGCAACATTGGAATCAACCAATACGCAATTACAAACGGAATTAGATGCAGCAAAGGCAAATACGGATCTAAATGATCAATTAACAGCTTCAAAAGAAACTGTCACTGCAATTGAAACATCTATTGACACTATGCTAACATCTGCGGGTTTAGATGTTACGGGAACATTAACCGAAAAAACGGCTGCATTAAGTGCAAAAGTTGAGGCAATGGGTAAAAACGACGCAACTAAACCTACTATTATTAAAGTAGGTCCATCTACAGAAACGATTAATGAATTTGTAGATTCTGAAGCATCTCACAATCAAATCGCTAATTCTATAAAATAA